Proteins from a genomic interval of Dama dama isolate Ldn47 chromosome 1, ASM3311817v1, whole genome shotgun sequence:
- the LOC133056781 gene encoding olfactory receptor 5AN1-like: protein MIRRENITEITYFILLGFSDFPRVLEVLFVIFLVVYIMTLTWNLSLLILIRMDSHLHTPMYFFLSNLSFMDICYVTATAPKMLYDFFREHKIITYVDCVIQNFVFSTMGLSESCLMTAMAYDRYAAICNPLLYSSIMSPVLCGRMVLGSYLAGLSGSIFYLCFTSKFQFCGPNVINHFFCDMPQLLVLSCTDTFSAQIFIALSTMIFGILNVSIIMISYVYIVISILKITSVKGRSKAFNTCASHLTAVSLFYTSAIFVYLSSSSGGSSSFDRFASVFYTVMIPMLNPLIYSLRNKEIKDALKRLQKKRGYC from the coding sequence ATGATTAGGAGAGAAAATATCACAGAGATCACTTATTTTATACTCTTGGGATTCTCAGATTTTCCCAGAGTCTTAGAAGTGCTCTTTGTCATATTCCTGGTGGTATACATTATGACCCTGACTTGGAACCTGTCCCTCCTCATCTTAATAAGAATGgactcccacctccacacccccatgtacttcttcctcagtaACCTGTCCTTCATGGATATCTGCTATGTGACTGCCACAGCCCCCAAGATGCTTTACGACTTCTTCCGGGAGCACAAAATTATCACCTATGTGGACTGTGTGATTCAGAATTTCGTATTCTCAACCATGGGGCTGAGTGAGTCTTGCCTCATGACCGCCATGGCTTATGATCGATATGCTGCCATTTGTAACCCACTCCTCTATTCCTCAATCATGTCGCCCGTTCTCTGCGGTCGGATGGTGCTGGGATCCTACTTGGCTGGACTCTCTGGTTCTATATTCTATTTGTGTTTCACGTCAAAGTTCCAGTTCTGTGGGCCTAATGTCATCaaccacttcttctgtgacatGCCCCAGCTGTTAGTTCTGTCCTGCACCGACACATTCTCTGCACAAATCTTTATTGCTTTATCGACAATGATCTTTGGGATACTAAATGTTTCCATTATCATGATATCCTATGTCTACATTGTCATCTCCATCCTGAAGATCACTTCCGTGAAAGGCAGATCCAAAGCTTTCAACACCTGTGCTTCCCACCTTACGGCAGTGAGCCTCTTCTATACCTCAGCGATATTTGTCTATTTGAGCTCCAGCTCTGGTGGTTCCTCCAGCTTCGACAGATTCGCATCGGTCTTCTACACAGTGATGATTCCCATGTTGAATCCTTTGATTTACAGTCtgagaaacaaagaaatcaaagatgcctTGAAGAGGTTGCAAAAGAAGAGAGGGTATTGCTGA